One window of Desulfovibrio subterraneus genomic DNA carries:
- a CDS encoding NAD(P)/FAD-dependent oxidoreductase: MTYVIVGNGVASVGAIEGIRKLDKEGNIVVVSEENTPTYGRPLISYFLAGKIGLDRMSLRPDGYYEKNNVELKLGSRVVGLDTGSKTLALSNGESVSYDKLLLATGGVPFMPPIKGLEGPGIYNFTTLAHAEILLDIAQNIRNVVVIGGGLIGLKAAEGLFDNGLKVTIVELGPRVLSAAFDDVAGKMVSRRLETEGLGIRCGSTVEEVLRGPSGGINGVRLASGEVIACEAVVVAIGVVPSLTPAKEAGLNIRRGIKVDEFLHTSAEDIYAAGDVAEAYDMITDDVRVTPIWPNAYSQGYYAGMNMTGKKHEKHPGGLAMNAISFYGLPTASLGMVNPAPEEDCEICTYADEEKQTYRKLVFRNDRLVGYVLVGDIDFAGLYTGFVRFQLPLSDEIKQELKDGRPSALLWPEHDFETRWTPDHE, translated from the coding sequence ATGACCTATGTCATCGTAGGCAACGGCGTAGCCTCCGTTGGTGCCATTGAAGGCATCCGGAAGCTGGATAAAGAGGGCAATATTGTGGTGGTGAGCGAAGAAAACACCCCCACCTACGGCCGTCCCCTCATTTCCTATTTCCTCGCAGGCAAGATCGGGCTGGATCGCATGAGCCTCCGTCCCGACGGATATTATGAAAAGAACAACGTGGAACTCAAACTTGGTTCCCGCGTTGTCGGCCTTGATACCGGTTCGAAGACTCTGGCACTGTCCAATGGCGAGAGCGTTTCGTACGACAAGCTTCTTCTTGCTACCGGTGGTGTTCCTTTCATGCCCCCCATCAAGGGGCTCGAAGGCCCGGGCATTTACAACTTTACCACCCTTGCCCATGCGGAAATACTGCTCGATATCGCGCAGAATATCCGCAACGTAGTGGTTATCGGTGGTGGACTTATCGGCCTCAAGGCTGCTGAAGGCCTGTTTGATAACGGTTTGAAAGTAACCATTGTTGAACTTGGCCCCCGCGTTCTTTCCGCCGCTTTTGATGATGTGGCGGGCAAGATGGTTTCCCGCCGGCTCGAAACGGAAGGGCTCGGCATCCGTTGCGGCAGCACGGTGGAAGAAGTGCTTCGCGGCCCCAGCGGCGGCATTAACGGCGTGCGTCTGGCCAGCGGCGAAGTAATCGCCTGCGAAGCCGTGGTTGTGGCCATCGGTGTTGTTCCGAGCCTCACTCCCGCGAAGGAAGCCGGACTCAACATTCGTCGCGGCATCAAGGTGGACGAGTTTCTGCACACCAGTGCCGAAGACATTTACGCAGCAGGCGACGTTGCCGAAGCCTACGACATGATCACCGATGACGTGCGGGTAACCCCCATCTGGCCCAACGCTTACAGCCAGGGCTACTATGCGGGTATGAACATGACCGGCAAAAAGCACGAAAAGCATCCCGGCGGACTGGCCATGAACGCCATCTCCTTCTACGGGCTGCCCACAGCTTCTCTCGGTATGGTCAACCCCGCACCGGAAGAAGACTGCGAAATCTGCACCTATGCGGATGAAGAGAAGCAGACCTATCGCAAGCTGGTTTTCCGCAATGACAGGCTTGTCGGATATGTGCTGGTCGGCGACATCGACTTTGCAGGGCTGTATACCGGTTTTGTCCGTTTCCAGCTGCCCCTGAGCGATGAGATCAAGCAGGAACTCAAGGACGGACGGCCCTCTGCGCTGCTCTGGCCCGAACACGATTTCGAGACGAGATGGACCCCCGACCACGAGTAG
- the secD gene encoding protein translocase subunit SecD: protein MKEGLRWRILVALLVTMLGLAYALPSVPFIGNSGLQKVLPKDKISLGLDLMGGIYLTLGVDVEKAIENTLAQTGQDLRTVAREEKINILRPRVIGSDKLELVLVKADQREALNKLIAEKFSHLTNEAPVDMEEGKVRYSLSYTKEYRKYLADLALDQAVKTIRNRIDQFGVSEPDIRKQQDYRIQVQLPGLSDPERAIQIIGKTAHLEFRMVKDDANVENAKRGIVPPGYEALPMVSRNPDGTYSETVLVVEKDAAMTGEYVQDAYVNFDHFNQSYVGLTFNASGARRFEQITGDHAGRRMAIVLDGKIHSAPVIQEKIRGGRASISGRFTKEEAHDLAIVLRAGSLPAPVNILEERSVGPSLGQESIDQGVTAALIGGVLVMVFMIVYYGFGGVVADIVLCLNIVLIMAGLAAFGATLTLPGIAGIILTLGMAVDANVLIFERIREELRRGLTPLAAITEGYNRATLTIFDANITTLITAVILYQFGTGPIRGFAVTLSLGILASMFTAIFCSRILFDLWAGTKQRTKLSI, encoded by the coding sequence ATGAAAGAAGGTCTGCGATGGCGAATACTGGTTGCCCTGCTGGTAACCATGCTGGGCCTTGCCTACGCGCTGCCGAGCGTTCCTTTCATAGGGAATTCCGGCTTGCAGAAGGTTTTGCCGAAAGACAAAATTAGTCTTGGCCTCGATCTCATGGGGGGCATTTACCTGACTCTCGGCGTGGATGTGGAAAAAGCCATCGAGAACACCCTTGCCCAGACAGGGCAGGACTTGCGCACCGTTGCCCGCGAAGAGAAAATCAATATTCTTCGTCCCCGCGTCATCGGTAGTGACAAGCTTGAACTTGTTCTCGTCAAGGCGGATCAGAGAGAAGCTCTGAACAAGCTGATTGCCGAAAAATTTTCGCATCTGACCAACGAGGCCCCGGTGGATATGGAAGAGGGCAAGGTACGTTACTCCCTTTCCTACACCAAAGAATATCGCAAGTATCTTGCAGATCTTGCCCTCGATCAGGCTGTTAAGACCATCCGTAACCGAATTGACCAGTTCGGCGTGAGTGAGCCTGATATCCGCAAGCAGCAGGATTACCGTATCCAGGTGCAGCTGCCCGGTTTGAGCGATCCTGAACGTGCGATTCAGATTATCGGCAAGACCGCGCATCTCGAGTTCCGCATGGTCAAGGACGATGCGAATGTAGAGAATGCGAAACGCGGCATCGTGCCCCCCGGCTACGAGGCGCTGCCCATGGTCTCCCGCAATCCTGACGGAACGTACTCTGAAACCGTTCTGGTCGTTGAAAAAGACGCTGCCATGACCGGTGAGTATGTGCAGGATGCCTATGTGAACTTTGACCACTTCAACCAGTCCTACGTCGGCCTTACCTTCAATGCCAGCGGAGCACGACGCTTTGAGCAGATTACCGGCGACCATGCCGGCAGACGCATGGCGATCGTGCTGGACGGAAAGATCCACTCGGCACCCGTGATTCAGGAAAAGATCCGCGGCGGCCGCGCATCCATTTCCGGCCGCTTTACCAAGGAAGAGGCGCATGACCTCGCCATTGTGCTGCGCGCCGGTTCGCTGCCCGCTCCCGTCAATATTCTCGAGGAACGTTCCGTAGGTCCTTCCCTCGGTCAGGAATCCATTGATCAGGGTGTTACCGCAGCTCTCATCGGCGGCGTGCTCGTCATGGTCTTCATGATTGTTTACTACGGTTTTGGCGGTGTGGTGGCCGACATTGTTCTGTGTCTGAACATTGTGCTCATCATGGCCGGTCTTGCCGCATTCGGTGCCACGCTGACCCTGCCCGGTATTGCCGGTATCATTCTTACGCTGGGTATGGCCGTTGACGCCAACGTGCTCATATTTGAACGTATCCGCGAAGAACTGCGAAGAGGCCTCACGCCGCTTGCCGCAATCACCGAGGGCTATAACCGGGCCACGCTGACCATCTTTGACGCCAACATCACAACCCTGATTACGGCTGTCATTCTGTATCAGTTCGGCACCGGGCCCATCCGCGGCTTTGCCGTTACCCTGAGTCTTGGCATTCTTGCTTCCATGTTCACTGCCATCTTCTGTTCCCGCATTCTCTTCGATTTGTGGGCAGGCACCAAGCAGCGAACCAAGCTCAGCATCTAA
- the secF gene encoding protein translocase subunit SecF, producing MGLSIIKPNSTIDFVGLRKYTLIISLLVMLIGVGSLIMKGGPKFGIDFAGGVMVQVQFDKAVEPDTLKDSLKEADLPGLVVQRIGMKGDNAYLIRASVTGANPENMRDLVQSSFSTHLKDVSFEIQRLEMVGPKVGNDLRSAALEALYYAVLLIAIYISGRFEQRWVVAGIMAAALATALYGLGELGVSKQYLVITAMALTLVLCWKLKLNYALGAVVALIHDVLITVGIFSVLNKEFDLTIVAALLTIVGYSLNDTIIVFDRIRENIRGRVAPTYGEVVNTAVNQTLSRTLLTSGTTLLVVVALFFLGGSVIHDFALAMLIGIGVGTYSSIFIASPVLLALSPEEIPAEEPKKAPIVKSEHGVV from the coding sequence ATGGGTCTGAGTATCATCAAACCGAATAGCACTATCGACTTCGTAGGGCTGCGTAAGTATACGCTCATCATCTCTCTGCTGGTAATGCTGATTGGTGTGGGATCGCTCATCATGAAGGGCGGCCCCAAGTTCGGCATCGACTTCGCAGGTGGTGTCATGGTGCAGGTGCAGTTCGACAAGGCTGTGGAACCTGACACCCTGAAGGATAGCCTGAAGGAAGCTGACCTGCCCGGCCTTGTGGTGCAGCGCATCGGTATGAAGGGCGACAACGCCTATCTGATCCGCGCTTCCGTTACCGGTGCCAACCCCGAAAACATGCGCGACCTCGTGCAGTCTTCCTTCAGTACACATCTCAAGGACGTGTCCTTCGAGATTCAGCGTCTTGAAATGGTAGGCCCCAAGGTTGGTAACGACCTGCGATCCGCAGCACTGGAAGCCTTGTATTACGCGGTGCTTCTCATCGCCATCTACATATCCGGCCGTTTTGAACAGCGCTGGGTGGTAGCGGGCATCATGGCTGCGGCTCTGGCCACGGCACTGTATGGCCTTGGTGAACTTGGCGTATCCAAGCAGTACCTTGTGATCACCGCCATGGCGCTCACATTGGTGCTGTGCTGGAAGCTGAAGCTCAACTATGCCCTGGGGGCCGTCGTGGCGCTTATCCATGACGTTCTCATCACGGTGGGTATTTTCTCGGTCCTGAATAAGGAATTCGACCTGACCATCGTTGCGGCATTGCTGACTATCGTGGGTTATTCCCTGAACGACACCATCATCGTGTTCGACCGTATCCGTGAAAACATCCGCGGAAGAGTGGCCCCCACGTATGGTGAGGTTGTGAACACGGCCGTGAACCAGACATTGAGCCGTACGCTGCTTACCTCCGGCACGACCCTGCTCGTGGTTGTGGCACTGTTCTTCCTCGGTGGCAGTGTCATTCACGATTTTGCGCTGGCCATGCTCATCGGCATCGGCGTCGGTACGTATTCCTCCATCTTCATTGCCAGCCCGGTACTTCTCGCACTGAGCCCTGAAGAGATTCCTGCAGAGGAACCCAAGAAGGCTCCCATTGTGAAGTCCGAACACGGCGTTGTATAA
- a CDS encoding PAS and helix-turn-helix domain-containing protein — protein MSIRSVTDVEGVPGFSEGEGLYSGIEDVLWSRRDAMKLFRALFELVPDALVLADSSYRILVVNTNAVTLFGMSEEALTGSDCRLLVSEAVTEEFADALQGLETDSVWSGTLDACVVEGPSVPVEIAARKVSIASDVLFQIVFHDISSHVTLEQDLQRKDAVVEGMNLALRHVIRSVHEERREMKDELVQQVKDQVLPALERIADEDSSDMRQNYKAVIEDQLGEMSDGSPAPLDNLLIRLTPREMEICRLIALGRKTREICELLQISFETMQTHRKNIRRKLGLTGQGISLYVFLQQGQQSSAR, from the coding sequence ATGAGCATACGAAGTGTAACAGATGTCGAAGGGGTCCCGGGCTTTTCCGAAGGCGAAGGCCTGTATTCCGGTATTGAAGATGTGCTCTGGTCCCGCAGGGATGCGATGAAGCTCTTTCGGGCGCTTTTTGAACTCGTTCCCGATGCCTTGGTTCTTGCGGATTCGTCATACCGAATACTGGTTGTGAACACCAACGCCGTTACTCTGTTTGGGATGAGCGAAGAAGCTCTGACCGGAAGCGACTGCCGGCTTCTTGTTTCCGAAGCAGTGACGGAAGAGTTTGCCGATGCCCTGCAAGGCCTTGAGACCGATTCCGTCTGGAGCGGGACCTTGGATGCCTGTGTTGTAGAAGGACCGTCTGTTCCGGTTGAGATTGCCGCACGCAAAGTATCCATTGCCTCTGATGTGCTCTTTCAGATCGTCTTCCACGACATAAGCAGCCACGTGACGCTGGAGCAGGACCTGCAGCGTAAGGATGCCGTGGTGGAAGGGATGAACCTTGCCCTGCGACATGTCATCAGGAGTGTGCACGAAGAACGGCGGGAGATGAAGGACGAACTGGTTCAGCAGGTGAAAGACCAGGTATTGCCCGCGCTGGAACGCATTGCAGATGAAGACAGTTCCGATATGCGCCAGAACTATAAGGCTGTTATTGAAGACCAGCTTGGTGAAATGTCTGACGGTAGTCCCGCTCCGCTCGATAACCTGCTCATACGCTTAACGCCCCGCGAAATGGAAATTTGCCGTCTCATTGCACTTGGTCGCAAGACACGGGAAATTTGCGAACTGCTCCAGATTTCTTTTGAAACCATGCAGACCCATCGCAAGAACATCCGCCGCAAGCTCGGGCTGACAGGGCAGGGGATTTCCCTGTACGTCTTTCTGCAGCAAGGGCAGCAATCCTCCGCCAGGTAG
- a CDS encoding alpha/beta hydrolase, translated as MKTGCLLIHGWAGAPFEMEPLVHPLEVFGCVVSNCTLPGHGTTFDDFCTTWFEDWAAGAEQAYEELAQRVDRVVVIGLSMGGTLALHLASKYPVAGVVTMASPVYVYKLFPPQMKDWRLPFVGLLRHVRPIWPGSPRRAEANEIAPWEGYDGVTSLPQLWSLMEGVKKAGRTLDRVTAPLLAMHCPTDRTAPSGNVWEIMRKVSSKYRRMELIPIEETVTAHHMLTTHRETRERVCGLIQDFLVKTVGL; from the coding sequence ATGAAAACGGGTTGTTTGTTGATACATGGTTGGGCCGGAGCCCCTTTTGAGATGGAGCCGCTTGTTCATCCTCTTGAGGTTTTCGGGTGCGTGGTGAGCAATTGTACGCTCCCCGGACATGGGACGACCTTTGATGATTTTTGCACTACATGGTTTGAAGACTGGGCCGCAGGTGCCGAGCAGGCATATGAAGAGCTTGCACAGCGCGTGGACAGGGTTGTGGTGATAGGGCTTTCCATGGGCGGAACACTCGCGCTGCACCTGGCGTCGAAGTACCCCGTTGCCGGTGTGGTGACAATGGCTTCGCCAGTTTACGTATATAAGTTGTTTCCCCCGCAGATGAAGGATTGGCGGTTGCCGTTTGTCGGTCTTCTGCGGCATGTGCGCCCCATATGGCCGGGAAGCCCCAGAAGGGCGGAGGCGAATGAAATTGCCCCCTGGGAGGGGTATGACGGAGTAACAAGCCTTCCGCAGCTGTGGAGCCTCATGGAAGGCGTGAAGAAAGCGGGACGTACTCTGGACCGCGTGACGGCCCCCTTGCTGGCCATGCATTGCCCGACAGACAGGACCGCGCCATCGGGTAACGTGTGGGAGATAATGCGCAAGGTTTCGTCAAAATACAGGAGAATGGAGCTGATTCCCATCGAAGAGACAGTTACAGCGCACCATATGCTGACAACTCACAGGGAAACGAGAGAGCGCGTTTGCGGACTTATTCAAGACTTTCTGGTCAAAACAGTTGGTTTGTAG
- the yajC gene encoding preprotein translocase subunit YajC: MSFINTAWAMGNVGQASGQGGGIAAFAPLILMFAIFYFLLIRPQQKKAKEHKAMLEGLKKGDAVVTAGGLYGTVVEAKEEVLTVDLGTTTVKVGRQFVSGLVSAPAPKEKKKGKEEKQAEKQENK, encoded by the coding sequence ATGTCGTTTATCAACACCGCTTGGGCCATGGGCAATGTCGGTCAGGCTTCCGGACAGGGCGGGGGAATCGCCGCTTTTGCACCCCTCATCCTCATGTTTGCCATTTTCTACTTCCTTCTCATCCGTCCGCAGCAGAAAAAGGCCAAGGAACACAAGGCCATGCTCGAGGGTCTGAAGAAGGGTGACGCAGTGGTCACCGCCGGCGGCCTGTATGGTACCGTTGTGGAAGCCAAGGAAGAAGTGCTGACTGTAGATCTTGGCACTACCACCGTAAAGGTTGGCCGCCAGTTCGTTTCCGGTCTGGTTTCCGCTCCTGCCCCCAAGGAAAAGAAGAAGGGCAAGGAAGAAAAGCAGGCTGAAAAGCAGGAAAATAAATAA
- a CDS encoding amidohydrolase, translated as MTTVCDLLVRADQILTQNPLRTVIEQGGIAITGDTITDVGSWEEISNRYQPVNTLDLGNVLVMPGLVNAHTHAAMTLLRGVADDLPLMEWLTKHIFPVEQHLNRDFVELGALLACAEMTRLGTTSFCDMYLLEDATYSAVDKAGLRILGGEGIFMFPSPAYPNTDRGFEIVKELHAKWKNHPRISQSVMPHAVYTTTPAILTRCRELAEELDLPINIHLGETPTETEQCLKAFGKRPVPYAHDLGLLSPRTTIAHAVDLTEAEIDLLAETGTVVAHNPESNMKLASGIANIPYMLEKGVRVSLGTDGAASNNALNMFTEMTSCALLHKVHSMDPTCAPAQSVLDMATLGGAAAMHRQDIGSIAPGMKADMIALDLNAPNLLPLHNPVSHAVYAATGAEVRMTMVSGEVLYNDGTYLRIDYPALVAEIRAVRDWVRSKLV; from the coding sequence ATGACAACGGTGTGCGACCTTCTCGTCAGAGCCGACCAGATTCTCACGCAGAATCCTCTCAGAACCGTCATTGAACAGGGCGGCATAGCCATAACGGGCGACACCATTACCGACGTCGGAAGCTGGGAAGAAATCAGCAACCGCTACCAGCCGGTTAACACGCTCGATCTCGGCAACGTGCTGGTCATGCCCGGTCTCGTCAATGCGCATACCCATGCGGCCATGACTCTGCTCAGAGGCGTTGCGGATGACCTGCCCCTGATGGAATGGCTCACCAAGCACATCTTTCCTGTGGAACAGCATCTGAACAGGGATTTCGTTGAACTCGGTGCCCTGCTCGCCTGTGCGGAGATGACACGGCTCGGCACCACCTCATTCTGCGACATGTACCTTCTGGAAGACGCCACCTATTCAGCTGTGGACAAAGCCGGACTGCGCATTCTCGGCGGCGAGGGCATTTTCATGTTCCCCTCCCCCGCCTACCCGAACACCGACCGTGGATTCGAGATAGTGAAAGAGCTGCACGCCAAGTGGAAGAACCATCCGCGCATCTCCCAATCCGTCATGCCTCATGCAGTCTATACCACCACACCGGCAATACTCACCCGCTGCCGCGAGCTTGCCGAAGAACTTGATCTTCCCATCAACATCCATCTCGGGGAAACTCCGACGGAAACCGAGCAGTGCCTCAAGGCATTCGGCAAGCGGCCAGTGCCGTATGCCCATGATCTCGGCCTTCTTTCCCCCCGCACCACCATCGCACACGCAGTGGACCTGACAGAAGCCGAAATCGACCTGCTGGCGGAAACCGGCACCGTGGTTGCCCACAATCCTGAAAGCAACATGAAGCTTGCCTCCGGCATTGCGAACATACCCTACATGCTTGAAAAAGGAGTAAGGGTCAGCCTCGGCACGGACGGAGCCGCCTCGAACAACGCCCTGAACATGTTCACGGAGATGACCTCCTGCGCGCTGTTGCACAAGGTGCACAGCATGGACCCTACATGCGCACCCGCTCAGTCCGTTCTGGACATGGCCACCCTCGGCGGTGCAGCCGCCATGCACAGGCAGGATATCGGCAGCATTGCACCGGGAATGAAGGCAGACATGATCGCGCTCGACCTGAATGCCCCCAACCTGCTCCCCCTCCACAATCCCGTTTCTCATGCGGTGTATGCTGCCACGGGAGCCGAAGTACGCATGACCATGGTTTCAGGCGAGGTATTATATAATGATGGTACATATCTTCGGATAGACTACCCCGCTCTTGTAGCGGAAATTCGTGCTGTTCGGGACTGGGTGCGCAGCAAGCTGGTCTAG
- a CDS encoding glutamate synthase-related protein yields the protein MLFKPISQNFNDFVIDRDKERCINCEVCVRQCSYEAHFWDDARQCVNHDNTKCVGCHRCEALCPTGCLTIKKNPADFRDNALWTPTYMKYLYKQGDTGGILLSGMGSPSAKPIYWDNLQLDASQVTNPSIDPLREPMELRTYLGSKPDNVEVEQTPDGPKLKTKIGPQVKLEYPMMFSAMSFGSINFNLHKAMAMAATELGIVYNTGEGGLHPTLYKYGANTIVQVASGRFGVHKDYLNAGAAIEIKVGQGAKPGIGGHLPGEKIDEEVSKTRMVPVGSDAISPAPHHDIYSIEDLLQLIYALKEATEYRVPVSVKIAAVHNAPAIASGIVRAGADIVVIDGFRGGTGAAPTMIRDNVGIPVELALAQVDNRLRDEGIRNWASLVVAGGTRCSADVIKAIALGADAVYIATAALVAVGCTLCGRCYTGKCPWGIATNEARLKKRQNPEIAAKRLTNLVRAWGHEIQEMLGGMGLNSIESLRGNRDKLRGIGLNEVELDILGVKHAGR from the coding sequence TTGCTTTTCAAGCCGATCAGCCAGAATTTTAATGATTTCGTCATAGACCGGGACAAGGAACGCTGCATCAACTGCGAAGTCTGTGTGCGCCAGTGTTCCTATGAAGCCCATTTCTGGGATGATGCCCGTCAGTGTGTGAACCACGACAACACCAAGTGTGTCGGCTGCCACAGATGCGAAGCGCTTTGTCCCACGGGCTGTCTCACCATCAAGAAAAACCCTGCCGATTTCCGCGATAACGCTCTGTGGACCCCCACGTACATGAAGTATCTGTACAAGCAGGGCGACACCGGCGGTATTCTGCTTTCCGGCATGGGCAGCCCCAGTGCAAAGCCCATCTACTGGGACAACCTCCAGCTTGATGCCAGCCAGGTGACCAACCCCTCCATCGACCCGCTGCGCGAGCCTATGGAACTGCGTACCTACCTCGGTTCCAAGCCGGACAATGTGGAAGTGGAGCAGACCCCCGACGGTCCCAAGCTGAAGACCAAGATCGGTCCGCAGGTGAAGCTGGAATATCCCATGATGTTCTCGGCCATGTCCTTCGGGTCCATCAACTTCAACCTGCACAAGGCCATGGCCATGGCGGCCACCGAGCTCGGCATTGTCTACAATACCGGTGAAGGCGGCCTGCATCCTACCTTGTACAAGTACGGGGCTAACACCATCGTACAGGTTGCTTCCGGCCGTTTCGGCGTGCACAAGGACTACCTGAATGCCGGTGCCGCCATCGAAATCAAGGTCGGTCAGGGCGCAAAGCCCGGTATCGGCGGCCATCTGCCCGGCGAGAAGATTGACGAAGAAGTCTCCAAGACCCGCATGGTTCCTGTGGGCTCCGACGCCATATCGCCTGCCCCGCACCACGATATTTATTCCATTGAAGACCTGCTGCAGCTCATCTATGCGCTGAAGGAAGCAACCGAATACCGCGTTCCCGTATCCGTGAAGATTGCAGCCGTGCACAACGCACCTGCCATTGCTTCCGGTATCGTGCGCGCCGGTGCCGACATCGTCGTTATCGACGGTTTCCGCGGCGGCACGGGGGCTGCTCCCACCATGATCCGCGACAACGTGGGCATTCCGGTGGAACTGGCTCTTGCTCAGGTTGACAACCGCCTGCGTGATGAAGGCATCCGCAACTGGGCCTCTCTGGTTGTTGCCGGCGGCACCCGCTGTTCCGCCGACGTCATCAAGGCCATCGCCCTTGGTGCAGACGCCGTGTACATCGCCACAGCGGCGCTGGTCGCCGTGGGTTGCACGCTCTGCGGCCGTTGCTACACCGGCAAGTGTCCCTGGGGTATCGCCACGAACGAAGCGCGCCTCAAGAAGCGCCAGAATCCTGAAATCGCCGCCAAGCGCCTGACCAACCTTGTCAGGGCATGGGGACACGAAATTCAGGAAATGCTGGGCGGCATGGGCCTCAACTCCATCGAAAGCCTGCGCGGCAACCGCGACAAGCTTCGTGGCATCGGCCTTAACGAAGTCGAACTTGACATCCTTGGTGTCAAGCACGCCGGGAGGTAG
- a CDS encoding class II glutamine amidotransferase, whose amino-acid sequence MKAPSNFWHFDKDISGCGVFGVIDKKKNLISGSMPISAMCTMHDRGNGLGGGFAAYGIYPDHKDEYAFHLMCDDKAALDRAEEIIKEYFEISVSEPIPTRKVLSIKNPPVMWRFFVTPKVRRPKWEGLTEQDYIVNVVMLINRRGGAFVFSSGKNMGAFKGVGFPEDIADFFRLEEYSAYIWTGHNRFPTNTPGWWGGAHPFTILDWAIVHNGEISSYGINRRYLCQHDYECTMMTDTEVVAYLLDLLMRKHGLSYEMVSKVFAPPFWDEIDRMEPEERKLYETLRMVYGPACLNGPFAILVTDANTMMGLNDRVKLRPLVIAEKDSMVFMSSEESSIREVCPDLDRVWAPKAGEPVIVKVEA is encoded by the coding sequence ATGAAGGCTCCCAGCAATTTCTGGCATTTTGACAAGGATATTTCCGGGTGCGGTGTCTTCGGTGTCATTGACAAGAAGAAGAACCTCATATCCGGCTCCATGCCCATCAGCGCCATGTGCACCATGCACGACCGCGGCAACGGGCTGGGTGGCGGTTTTGCCGCATACGGCATCTACCCCGACCACAAGGACGAGTACGCATTTCACCTGATGTGCGACGACAAGGCCGCTCTGGACAGGGCTGAGGAAATCATAAAGGAATACTTTGAGATTTCCGTTTCCGAGCCCATTCCCACCCGCAAGGTGCTCAGCATCAAGAATCCGCCCGTAATGTGGCGCTTCTTCGTTACGCCCAAGGTCCGTCGCCCCAAGTGGGAAGGCCTGACAGAGCAGGATTACATCGTAAACGTGGTTATGCTCATCAACCGCAGGGGCGGCGCATTCGTCTTCTCCAGCGGCAAGAACATGGGTGCGTTCAAGGGTGTGGGTTTTCCCGAAGATATCGCCGATTTCTTCCGTCTGGAGGAATACAGCGCCTACATCTGGACCGGCCACAACCGTTTTCCCACCAACACTCCCGGCTGGTGGGGCGGGGCGCATCCGTTCACGATTCTGGACTGGGCCATTGTGCACAACGGCGAAATCTCTTCGTACGGTATCAACCGCCGTTACCTCTGTCAGCATGACTATGAATGCACCATGATGACGGATACTGAAGTTGTGGCGTATCTGCTCGATCTGCTTATGCGTAAGCACGGTCTCTCATACGAAATGGTGAGCAAGGTTTTTGCTCCGCCTTTCTGGGACGAGATTGACCGCATGGAACCTGAAGAACGCAAGCTGTATGAAACCCTGCGCATGGTATACGGACCGGCCTGCCTGAATGGACCTTTCGCCATTCTCGTAACCGATGCCAACACCATGATGGGCCTGAACGACCGTGTTAAGCTTCGTCCTCTGGTTATTGCCGAAAAGGACAGCATGGTGTTCATGTCCAGCGAGGAAAGCTCCATCCGCGAAGTTTGTCCCGATCTCGACCGAGTTTGGGCGCCCAAGGCCGGTGAACCCGTTATTGTGAAAGTGGAGGCGTAA
- a CDS encoding 4Fe-4S dicluster domain-containing protein, which translates to MRRVYPNKDFCIGCHICELACLTAHSESKDLIIAVREEQASGLRPCKAVYEKGPVCVSLSCRHCENPSCVTACISGALYKDEESGKTKYDESQCVGCWSCLMACPFGAIRRNPSKGKIIKCDLCEGRDKPACVEACPNAALSYEDR; encoded by the coding sequence ATGCGCAGAGTCTATCCCAACAAGGATTTCTGCATCGGATGCCATATTTGCGAACTGGCCTGTCTGACAGCTCATTCCGAGAGCAAGGACCTTATCATCGCCGTGCGCGAGGAACAGGCTTCCGGCCTGCGCCCCTGCAAGGCTGTGTATGAAAAGGGCCCCGTCTGCGTCTCACTGAGCTGCCGACACTGTGAGAACCCCAGCTGTGTAACGGCGTGCATTTCCGGTGCGCTCTACAAGGACGAAGAAAGCGGTAAGACCAAGTATGACGAGAGCCAGTGCGTGGGCTGCTGGTCGTGCCTGATGGCTTGTCCCTTCGGGGCTATCCGCCGCAATCCGTCCAAGGGGAAGATCATCAAGTGTGACCTGTGTGAAGGAAGGGACAAGCCCGCCTGTGTAGAGGCCTGCCCCAATGCCGCACTGAGCTACGAAGATCGTTAG